From a region of the Teredinibacter turnerae genome:
- a CDS encoding TonB-dependent receptor, whose amino-acid sequence MTLIRGITSRPKALTVAIGCALWGSVANAQNNDALDELDSGVIIEEVVVWGLRASQARAIDMKRSSDRIVDSIVAEDIGRMPDTTITDSLQRVPGVQINREANEGTSLNVRGMPQVLTTLNGEQFLSPWTITGVGANYSDIPAGMIGGADVYKSMSANNIAGGISGLVNLKTLDPAELEYGWTGKFAAELSEGSLKSDEITDSGQDHDLTIYLGHKSDRFAIMVGAFNSKTNAANYQIAEDQRLAFLDTKGGSPSDPLDLDYDGDTVNDWYLVPENFSANSNFMERERTGASLGMHFQISDAWSARADVFYTNMQQHDRGVKAQFSGLSSIDAFEVNGNPPTDEEELYNVLQQGTRVGYGHDITYVDSNGVTQQRSLHAVHIAEVQSAQFQSISGSEINRTGALNSNLQFDYDNGDNIEASIRYVHGEADRELREAELVQGSPAWLWIDQDGVSGKDALTPYNVTVDYTQDIPSFSFDADLADSNLLQKYQANASGEDIEATLDVLRADLTLKLDGAISSIDMGIRHGVRTAEKNAFYYVTPTGRYSSFNDPRVPADKRFLLREGNEQWERYPMWRDFDYEDENIILRTTGGLQDNGFNRDDTVVYSDFGPIKGFENGISAIDPSVWDNTLDFMNSLYPGTKTLRDPSASYEVEEASTSAYVQMNFEGEWGLSFHGNVGARIVNTTRSVDKAIVPQVLDRFNSTGYDYEDKVVFLYDIETVEDSFVDVLPSFNLNVELGLNTMWRFAAAQTMARNDLENVGSGLVLTYQPCIKTDQNGNPVTVLDQNGNEVTEDVACVREGTELGDAEIEPWRATVWNSSVEWYFAENALLSAGLFMINVDSSVELYQEQRNFVDGDGINRGHLANVWVTDNAGASDLYGFEFGYRQPFTFLPGILKSTGVEFNYTYSNSESADVDVDGEALPLPSNSEHQTNVILWLEKDAFSFRLAYNWRSEEYIDRVRLTTNETPLSLGNWQEATGYLDFSMGYWFNDYVSVYFKGTNLTEENRKTYSQYSDQFHSLWVQERRLALGLSVSI is encoded by the coding sequence ATGACGCTAATAAGAGGTATCACCTCCAGACCCAAAGCGCTGACAGTCGCCATCGGCTGTGCGCTTTGGGGCAGTGTGGCCAACGCTCAGAACAACGACGCATTGGACGAACTCGATTCTGGAGTCATTATTGAAGAGGTAGTCGTTTGGGGCTTGCGAGCATCGCAGGCGCGAGCGATTGACATGAAACGGTCTTCCGACCGCATCGTGGATTCCATTGTGGCTGAAGACATCGGTCGCATGCCAGATACCACTATCACCGACTCGCTGCAGCGTGTACCAGGTGTGCAAATTAACCGGGAAGCGAACGAAGGTACATCGCTGAACGTACGCGGTATGCCTCAGGTGCTGACAACGCTTAACGGCGAACAGTTCTTGAGTCCATGGACCATCACCGGTGTGGGTGCGAACTACAGCGATATTCCTGCGGGTATGATCGGTGGCGCAGACGTCTACAAATCCATGTCCGCCAACAACATCGCCGGCGGTATTTCCGGTCTGGTCAACCTGAAAACCCTCGATCCAGCAGAGCTGGAATACGGGTGGACGGGTAAATTCGCCGCTGAATTATCAGAAGGCAGCCTCAAGTCAGACGAGATCACCGACTCCGGCCAGGATCATGATCTGACCATCTACCTGGGTCACAAATCTGATCGCTTCGCGATCATGGTCGGCGCATTCAACTCCAAGACAAACGCGGCGAACTACCAGATTGCTGAGGACCAGCGTCTGGCGTTCCTCGACACCAAAGGCGGATCTCCTAGCGACCCGCTGGATTTGGATTACGACGGCGACACAGTCAACGACTGGTATCTGGTACCGGAAAACTTCAGCGCAAATTCCAACTTCATGGAACGGGAGCGCACTGGCGCTTCTTTGGGCATGCACTTTCAGATCAGTGATGCCTGGAGTGCGCGAGCCGACGTGTTCTATACCAACATGCAACAGCATGATCGCGGCGTAAAAGCCCAGTTCAGTGGCCTTAGCAGCATCGACGCGTTTGAGGTTAATGGCAACCCGCCGACCGACGAAGAAGAGCTGTACAACGTACTGCAGCAGGGCACGCGCGTTGGTTATGGCCACGACATTACTTACGTCGACAGCAATGGCGTCACCCAGCAACGCTCACTGCATGCTGTACATATCGCAGAGGTTCAATCAGCTCAATTCCAGAGTATCTCTGGCAGTGAGATCAATCGTACCGGCGCACTGAACAGCAACCTGCAATTTGACTATGACAACGGCGACAACATCGAAGCCAGCATCCGCTACGTCCATGGTGAAGCTGATCGTGAATTGCGTGAAGCCGAACTGGTACAGGGCTCACCTGCATGGTTGTGGATTGACCAGGATGGTGTCTCCGGTAAGGATGCCCTTACCCCGTACAACGTGACTGTCGATTACACGCAGGACATTCCATCATTCAGTTTCGATGCGGACCTGGCCGACAGCAACCTGCTGCAGAAGTATCAGGCAAATGCGAGCGGTGAAGACATTGAAGCAACGCTGGACGTACTGCGAGCAGACCTCACCCTGAAACTGGACGGCGCCATCAGCTCCATCGACATGGGTATCCGTCACGGCGTGCGCACGGCCGAGAAAAACGCGTTCTACTACGTAACCCCGACCGGCCGCTATAGCAGTTTTAACGACCCGCGCGTACCTGCCGATAAACGCTTCCTGTTGCGCGAAGGCAATGAGCAATGGGAACGATACCCCATGTGGCGCGACTTCGACTACGAAGATGAGAACATTATTCTGCGCACCACCGGCGGCTTACAGGACAACGGGTTTAACCGTGACGATACCGTGGTTTACAGCGATTTTGGCCCGATCAAAGGGTTCGAAAATGGTATCTCCGCTATCGATCCGTCGGTATGGGACAACACGCTGGACTTTATGAACAGCCTCTACCCCGGAACCAAAACGCTGCGCGACCCATCAGCCAGCTACGAAGTCGAGGAAGCGTCAACGTCCGCTTATGTCCAAATGAACTTCGAGGGCGAGTGGGGCCTGAGTTTCCACGGTAACGTCGGTGCGCGCATCGTGAACACCACGCGCAGCGTGGACAAAGCGATTGTTCCCCAGGTACTCGACCGCTTCAATTCGACGGGCTACGACTACGAAGACAAAGTCGTCTTCCTGTACGACATTGAAACCGTCGAAGACTCCTTCGTGGACGTTTTACCCTCCTTCAACCTGAACGTTGAGCTGGGCCTGAACACCATGTGGCGATTTGCTGCGGCGCAAACTATGGCGCGAAACGACCTGGAGAATGTCGGCTCGGGTCTGGTACTGACTTATCAGCCGTGTATCAAAACCGATCAAAATGGCAACCCGGTAACGGTACTTGACCAGAACGGTAACGAAGTGACCGAAGACGTCGCCTGTGTGCGTGAAGGTACGGAGCTGGGCGATGCCGAAATCGAGCCCTGGCGCGCGACCGTCTGGAACAGTTCGGTGGAATGGTACTTCGCCGAGAACGCCTTGCTGAGTGCCGGCTTGTTCATGATCAATGTGGACTCGTCTGTGGAGCTCTATCAAGAGCAGCGGAACTTCGTCGACGGCGACGGTATCAATCGCGGGCATTTGGCCAACGTCTGGGTAACCGATAACGCAGGCGCATCTGACTTATACGGTTTTGAGTTCGGCTACCGCCAGCCATTTACCTTCCTGCCAGGAATTCTGAAATCCACCGGTGTGGAATTTAACTACACCTACTCCAATTCGGAGTCTGCGGACGTGGACGTGGACGGCGAAGCACTGCCGCTGCCTTCCAACTCAGAGCACCAGACCAACGTGATTCTGTGGCTGGAAAAAGACGCGTTCAGTTTCCGTCTCGCCTACAACTGGCGCAGCGAGGAATACATCGACCGTGTACGCCTGACAACCAACGAAACTCCGTTGAGCCTGGGGAACTGGCAGGAAGCCACTGGCTACCTCGACTTCTCGATGGGTTACTGGTTTAACGACTATGTGAGCGTGTACTTCAAAGGTACCAACCTCACAGAGGAAAACCGCAAGACCTATTCGCAATACAGCGATCAATTCCACTCCCTCTGGGTACAGGAAAGGCGACTCGCGCTGGGCCTGAGCGTTTCTATCTAA
- a CDS encoding fumarate reductase cytochrome b subunit, with amino-acid sequence MSAVEHAVKPSRWPAYMDIVQGATGLFLVLFMWTHMFMVSSILISKDAMYWVARMFEGEPILGKPYPALVSGFAVFILSLIVIHAFLALRRFPATARQYNTMNKHIGNLKHSDTTLWYVQVFTGFALFFMASVHLYQLIFHPSNIGPYASSDRVWSGMMWPLYLIMLFVVELHAGIGIYRLVIKWGLFLGDNPKRNRHRLHVLKWILTVFFLVLGLATLGAYMKIGYEHAHQAGERYSPSWQDPANAAHHE; translated from the coding sequence ATGTCAGCTGTAGAACACGCGGTCAAACCCAGCCGTTGGCCAGCCTATATGGACATTGTCCAGGGCGCGACAGGGTTATTTTTAGTGCTGTTCATGTGGACGCACATGTTTATGGTGTCCAGCATTTTAATCAGTAAAGACGCCATGTACTGGGTGGCGAGAATGTTCGAGGGGGAGCCCATTCTCGGTAAACCTTACCCGGCGTTAGTGAGTGGTTTCGCGGTATTTATTCTGTCTTTGATTGTTATCCATGCATTTTTGGCATTGCGACGTTTTCCTGCGACCGCGCGTCAATACAACACCATGAACAAGCACATTGGCAACCTCAAGCACAGCGATACTACCTTGTGGTACGTGCAGGTGTTTACCGGCTTTGCATTGTTTTTCATGGCATCGGTGCACTTATATCAACTGATTTTTCACCCCTCCAATATTGGCCCGTACGCCTCGTCCGACCGGGTATGGAGCGGAATGATGTGGCCGCTGTACCTGATTATGTTGTTCGTTGTTGAGCTGCATGCCGGTATCGGCATATATCGGCTGGTGATCAAATGGGGACTGTTTTTGGGAGATAACCCCAAGCGCAACCGCCATCGTTTACATGTTCTCAAATGGATACTCACGGTGTTTTTCCTGGTGCTGGGCCTAGCGACATTGGGCGCATATATGAAAATCGGCTACGAGCACGCACACCAGGCTGGAGAGCGTTACTCCCCGAGCTGGCAAGACCCAGCTAACGCGGCACACCACGAGTAA
- a CDS encoding fumarate reductase flavoprotein subunit, with protein sequence MKTIYTDALVIGGGLAGLRAAIGVRRAGHDVIVLSLVPPKRSHSAAAQGGMQASLGNTNKGLGDNEDIHFADTVKGSDWGCDQDVARMFVNTAPKAVRELAAWGVPWGRVSRGSHEHVIDGKTVSLPERDDAHGMIAARNFGGTQKWRTCYVSDGTGHSMLYTMSNQAIAENIPVHERMEAISLIHDGERCYGAVVRNLMTGELVTYIAKATCIATGGYGRIYRATTNAVINEGMGTAIALETGVATLGNMEAVQFHPTGIFPAGILVTEGCRGDGGLLLDRDLHRFMPDYEPEKKELASRDVVSRWMEHHILSGKGVQSRFGEHLWLDIRLLGKKHIEGKLREVKEICEYFLGVDPIKDLIPVRPCQHYSMGGVRTNYKGESPQLRGLFAAGEAACWDMHGFNRLGGNSVAETAVAGMIVGEFMADYVGTEGADITVSTALIRDAYNMQASRLAGYCNSKGNENPFHIMRSMQELMSSNVAIFRHGDKLQEAVSQLQALRERAKNIAVHSSARGGSPELVAAYRVESMLRLSLCVAQGALAREESRGAHFREDFKLRNDKDWLCRTLASWNMSEDFMPTLNYEPLDVMKMEMPPGWRGYGAKDRVDHPDTPVRQAEVDSIKAKYENGNRFDCQDELMAYRAKLPEALQGKNARLGEDDNGRLVEAGK encoded by the coding sequence ATGAAAACGATTTATACCGATGCCTTAGTGATAGGCGGTGGTCTCGCGGGTTTACGGGCCGCCATCGGCGTGCGTCGCGCCGGCCATGATGTGATTGTTCTAAGCCTCGTTCCGCCAAAACGCTCTCACTCGGCGGCTGCGCAAGGGGGAATGCAGGCGAGTCTCGGCAACACCAACAAAGGGTTGGGAGACAACGAAGATATACATTTTGCAGATACCGTAAAAGGCAGTGACTGGGGCTGCGATCAGGATGTGGCCCGGATGTTTGTAAATACCGCGCCAAAAGCCGTGCGCGAACTGGCAGCGTGGGGCGTGCCCTGGGGTCGGGTTAGTCGCGGCAGCCACGAGCATGTTATCGATGGCAAAACCGTGTCGCTTCCCGAGCGGGACGACGCCCACGGCATGATCGCGGCGCGTAACTTTGGCGGCACACAAAAGTGGCGTACCTGTTATGTATCGGACGGCACAGGTCACTCGATGCTGTACACCATGAGCAACCAGGCGATTGCAGAGAACATTCCTGTGCATGAGCGCATGGAGGCTATATCGCTGATCCACGACGGCGAGCGTTGCTACGGTGCGGTAGTACGTAACTTGATGACCGGTGAGCTGGTGACTTATATCGCCAAAGCCACCTGTATCGCTACTGGCGGCTATGGCCGCATTTATCGTGCGACCACCAATGCGGTGATCAACGAGGGTATGGGAACTGCGATTGCACTGGAAACCGGTGTCGCGACCCTGGGTAATATGGAAGCGGTACAGTTTCACCCCACCGGTATTTTCCCCGCGGGCATTCTGGTAACTGAGGGCTGCCGGGGTGATGGCGGTCTGTTGCTCGACCGCGACCTGCACCGGTTTATGCCAGATTACGAGCCAGAGAAAAAAGAACTCGCGTCGCGCGATGTGGTGTCCCGCTGGATGGAACACCATATTCTCAGCGGTAAGGGAGTGCAAAGCCGTTTCGGTGAGCACTTGTGGCTGGATATTCGCCTGCTGGGTAAAAAACATATTGAAGGCAAGCTGCGGGAAGTAAAAGAAATCTGCGAATACTTCCTCGGTGTTGACCCCATTAAAGACCTGATTCCCGTGCGCCCCTGTCAGCACTACTCTATGGGTGGTGTGCGTACTAACTACAAAGGGGAGTCGCCTCAGTTGCGCGGCTTGTTCGCCGCGGGTGAGGCCGCCTGCTGGGATATGCATGGCTTTAACCGCCTGGGGGGTAACTCGGTGGCGGAAACGGCGGTTGCCGGTATGATCGTTGGCGAGTTTATGGCGGATTACGTGGGTACTGAAGGCGCAGATATTACTGTGTCTACGGCGCTCATTCGCGATGCGTACAACATGCAGGCGTCGCGCCTTGCGGGCTACTGCAACAGCAAAGGCAACGAAAATCCATTCCATATTATGCGTTCCATGCAGGAACTGATGAGCAGCAATGTGGCCATTTTCCGCCACGGCGACAAACTGCAAGAGGCTGTTTCGCAGCTGCAGGCGTTGCGTGAGCGGGCGAAAAATATCGCGGTGCACAGCAGTGCTCGCGGTGGCAGCCCAGAACTGGTGGCGGCCTATCGGGTAGAAAGTATGCTGCGTTTGAGTCTTTGTGTGGCACAGGGTGCGCTGGCTCGCGAAGAAAGTCGCGGTGCCCACTTCCGCGAAGATTTCAAACTGCGCAACGACAAAGACTGGCTGTGCCGTACGCTGGCGTCCTGGAACATGAGCGAGGACTTCATGCCCACGCTGAACTACGAGCCACTGGATGTGATGAAAATGGAAATGCCACCCGGCTGGCGTGGTTATGGCGCCAAAGATCGGGTGGACCACCCTGACACACCGGTACGTCAGGCGGAGGTTGATTCGATTAAGGCCAAGTACGAAAACGGCAATCGATTTGACTGCCAGGATGAGCTGATGGCGTATCGCGCTAAATTACCTGAGGCGCTGCAAGGCAAAAATGCGCGGTTGGGCGAAGATGACAATGGCCGCCTTGTTGAGGCGGGCAAATAA
- a CDS encoding fumarate reductase iron-sulfur subunit codes for MNTIPVKQVEAGAGEYRKLTVNIFRHNPQDENSVPHMDTFEVEEADSMTLFILLNEIRENQDPTVQFDFVCRAGICGSCAMLVNGRPKLACRTLTQELPQVLNLAPLPGFELIGDLSVNTGKWMRNMSEHLETWIHNREQERDFCELEEKMEPEVADKIYELERCVECGCCIAACGTAQMRADFVGAVGINQLARFKIDPRDDRTDADFYEVLGTEEGVFGCMTLLGCDDMCPKELPLAQQIAYMRRKMALAEV; via the coding sequence GTGAACACTATCCCTGTTAAACAAGTCGAAGCGGGTGCGGGCGAATACCGCAAGTTAACCGTCAATATCTTCCGTCACAATCCGCAGGACGAAAACAGCGTACCGCACATGGATACCTTCGAGGTGGAAGAGGCGGATTCCATGACGCTGTTTATCCTGTTGAACGAGATTCGCGAGAATCAGGACCCAACTGTCCAGTTCGATTTTGTATGCCGCGCCGGGATCTGTGGCAGTTGTGCGATGCTGGTGAATGGTCGGCCTAAATTGGCCTGCCGCACACTGACTCAGGAGCTGCCTCAAGTGCTTAATCTGGCTCCGCTGCCTGGTTTCGAGCTTATTGGCGACCTTTCGGTAAATACCGGTAAGTGGATGCGCAATATGAGCGAGCATCTCGAAACCTGGATTCACAACCGAGAGCAAGAGCGGGATTTTTGCGAACTCGAAGAGAAAATGGAGCCCGAGGTTGCGGACAAAATCTATGAACTTGAACGCTGTGTTGAATGCGGTTGCTGTATTGCTGCCTGTGGTACTGCGCAGATGCGCGCCGACTTTGTTGGTGCGGTCGGTATTAATCAGCTAGCACGGTTTAAAATTGATCCTCGCGACGATCGCACGGACGCTGATTTTTACGAAGTTCTGGGCACAGAAGAGGGCGTGTTCGGTTGTATGACCCTGCTCGGTTGCGACGATATGTGTCCGAAAGAGTTACCACTGGCGCAACAGATTGCCTACATGCGACGCAAAATGGCGCTCGCGGAAGTTTAG
- a CDS encoding S1C family serine protease has product MGAINQLISYLRWPVMFGMVLALAVLVLFPDVRPTTGVDLHRDNSSLTPSDMEAWQGPVSYARAVARAAPAVVNIYTLKQVRNRRHPLFDDPLYRHFFNLSDIPRQQRMQSARGSGVIVSKEGYILTSNHVIDGVDEIVVSLADGREAKAQLKGVNRSSDLAVLKIDLDHLSPIPIGSPDTAMVGDVVLAIGNAFGMGQTVTQGIVSATRRRGFNIAHFENFIQTDAAINPGNSGGALIDAHGNLLGINTAILDQSGSASGIGFAIPADTAIQTLNDIVEFGRVVRGWLGVEAQPLSPQLAQSFNLRTTNGVLITRVAKQGPADKAGLRPGDVITRINDSLVGDGRWGQQEVAESRPGETVSIEIIRQGQVQVVEAVLGSEPIAS; this is encoded by the coding sequence ATGGGAGCAATTAACCAATTGATCAGTTATTTACGCTGGCCTGTGATGTTTGGAATGGTGCTAGCACTGGCCGTGCTGGTGCTTTTTCCAGATGTGCGGCCGACAACTGGCGTCGACCTGCACCGCGACAACAGCAGCCTGACGCCCAGCGATATGGAGGCCTGGCAAGGGCCAGTATCTTACGCACGCGCCGTTGCCCGCGCTGCGCCAGCGGTAGTAAACATTTACACTCTCAAGCAGGTGCGAAACAGACGTCACCCGTTGTTTGACGACCCACTTTATCGCCACTTTTTTAATCTCTCAGATATTCCCCGCCAGCAACGCATGCAGTCTGCACGCGGCTCCGGTGTTATTGTCAGCAAAGAAGGCTACATTCTTACCAGCAATCACGTTATCGACGGTGTAGACGAGATTGTGGTTTCGCTTGCCGACGGCCGCGAAGCCAAGGCCCAGCTTAAAGGCGTAAACCGCAGCAGTGACCTCGCGGTACTGAAGATCGACCTGGATCACCTGTCGCCGATCCCCATCGGCTCTCCCGATACGGCGATGGTCGGCGATGTGGTGCTGGCAATCGGCAACGCCTTCGGTATGGGACAAACTGTGACCCAGGGCATTGTGAGTGCAACTCGGCGTCGCGGTTTTAATATTGCGCACTTTGAGAACTTCATCCAAACCGATGCCGCGATAAACCCGGGCAACTCCGGGGGTGCACTCATCGATGCTCACGGCAACTTATTGGGGATCAATACCGCGATTCTGGACCAGTCCGGCTCAGCCAGCGGCATAGGCTTCGCTATCCCCGCAGATACAGCTATCCAAACACTAAACGACATAGTGGAGTTCGGCCGCGTTGTGCGGGGTTGGCTCGGTGTCGAGGCACAACCGCTTTCTCCGCAGCTGGCGCAGTCATTTAATCTGCGCACCACCAACGGTGTGCTAATTACCCGTGTCGCCAAACAAGGCCCAGCGGACAAAGCAGGCTTGCGCCCAGGCGATGTGATTACCCGTATCAACGACAGCCTGGTAGGCGATGGGCGCTGGGGACAGCAGGAAGTCGCCGAGTCACGTCCCGGGGAGACGGTCTCAATTGAAATTATTCGCCAGGGGCAGGTGCAAGTCGTTGAGGCTGTACTTGGCTCGGAGCCGATCGCAAGCTAA
- a CDS encoding YhcB family protein: protein MLTFTEVILFSLETLIMVCAIVLCVGALLGALISRTFLPPEQKRDLEQSLQLTRQELSQYQQDVAQHFAETSKLVHNLTQSYKEVHEHLAKGAVELTNSEISRKIIAAGEGTLNLQGTSIEGATVEPPKDWAPKTPGESGALSEDYGHDEEEPVHQPPHVPVPKKAG, encoded by the coding sequence ATGCTTACTTTTACGGAGGTTATCTTGTTTTCTCTCGAAACACTCATCATGGTATGCGCTATCGTGTTATGCGTTGGCGCTTTGTTAGGCGCCCTTATCAGCCGCACCTTCCTGCCGCCAGAGCAGAAAAGAGACCTGGAGCAGAGCCTGCAACTGACCCGCCAGGAGCTGAGCCAATACCAGCAAGACGTCGCTCAGCATTTCGCTGAAACATCCAAACTCGTCCACAACCTCACCCAAAGCTACAAAGAAGTCCACGAACATCTCGCAAAAGGTGCCGTGGAATTAACCAACTCCGAAATCAGCCGTAAAATTATCGCGGCGGGAGAGGGCACACTCAATTTGCAAGGCACATCGATTGAGGGCGCAACCGTTGAACCGCCTAAAGACTGGGCGCCTAAAACGCCAGGGGAAAGTGGTGCTTTGAGCGAGGACTACGGTCACGACGAAGAAGAACCGGTACATCAGCCGCCGCATGTTCCTGTACCCAAAAAAGCCGGCTGA
- the zapE gene encoding cell division protein ZapE — MSHLTPLEHYQRDLRDSQFIADTAQQQAVDALQDLYDRLVATYPSTPWAPQSPWRRSWGKVRGLIGSSPAPVKGLYFWGGVGRGKTYLMDVFFDALPFKAKMRTHFHRFMRRVHEELKSLAGEKDPLETVAARLAKEAWVICFDEFFVIDITDAMILANLLDGLFKRGVVLVATSNIEPDGLYRDGLQRARFLPAIALLNNHTQVLNVDGGVDYRLRALTQAALYFQGGEAEARAHLNSCFQRLVPDLALVQEDIGLEINGRDIRARKLGEDVAWFSFASVCDGPRSQNDYIELAREFHAVIVEGVPQFGGQNDDQVRRFIYLVDEFYDRHVKLILSSSYSMFSLYAQGRLGFEFERTLSRLQEMQSEEYLAREHLA, encoded by the coding sequence ATGAGTCATCTTACCCCCCTGGAACATTACCAACGCGATCTGCGCGATAGCCAGTTTATAGCCGATACGGCGCAACAGCAGGCGGTTGACGCGCTGCAAGATTTGTACGACCGGTTGGTCGCCACTTATCCAAGCACGCCGTGGGCACCGCAAAGTCCCTGGCGGCGGTCGTGGGGTAAAGTGCGTGGGCTGATCGGGTCCTCGCCTGCGCCGGTAAAAGGGCTGTATTTCTGGGGCGGTGTTGGGCGTGGGAAAACCTATTTGATGGATGTATTTTTCGATGCTTTGCCGTTCAAGGCTAAAATGCGTACCCATTTTCATCGTTTTATGCGCCGTGTGCACGAAGAATTGAAAAGCCTGGCTGGGGAAAAAGATCCACTCGAAACGGTTGCTGCACGCCTTGCCAAAGAAGCGTGGGTTATCTGCTTCGATGAGTTTTTCGTGATCGATATCACCGATGCGATGATCCTGGCAAACTTGCTCGACGGGCTTTTCAAGCGCGGTGTTGTGCTGGTGGCTACGTCGAATATCGAACCGGACGGTCTTTATCGCGATGGTTTGCAGCGGGCTCGTTTCCTGCCGGCGATCGCTTTGCTCAATAATCATACCCAGGTGCTGAACGTCGATGGTGGTGTCGACTATCGGTTGCGTGCGTTAACGCAGGCAGCGCTTTACTTTCAGGGCGGGGAGGCGGAGGCAAGAGCGCATCTGAACAGTTGCTTTCAGCGCCTGGTGCCAGATTTGGCTCTGGTTCAGGAGGATATCGGGCTCGAAATTAATGGTCGCGACATAAGAGCCCGCAAGCTTGGTGAGGATGTAGCCTGGTTTAGCTTCGCAAGCGTATGCGACGGACCGCGCTCGCAGAACGACTACATCGAGCTGGCGCGTGAGTTTCACGCCGTTATCGTGGAGGGCGTTCCCCAGTTTGGCGGTCAAAACGACGACCAGGTTCGTCGCTTTATCTATTTGGTGGACGAATTCTATGATCGACACGTAAAGCTGATACTTTCGTCGTCCTACAGTATGTTCAGTTTGTACGCGCAAGGCCGGCTCGGCTTCGAGTTTGAGCGCACCCTCAGCCGCTTGCAAGAGATGCAGAGTGAAGAGTATCTCGCCCGTGAACACCTAGCGTAG
- the rplM gene encoding 50S ribosomal protein L13: MKTISANSQTVKRDWYIIDAEGKTLGRMAAEIAHRLRGKHKPEYTPHVDTGDYIVVINAEKVRVTGNKATDKMYHHHTGYIGGLKSISFEKLIQKAPERTIETAVKGMLPRGPLGRAMFKKLKVYAGESHPHTAQQPQALNV, encoded by the coding sequence ATGAAGACCATCAGTGCCAACTCTCAAACAGTTAAACGCGATTGGTACATCATCGACGCTGAGGGCAAAACGCTCGGTCGTATGGCGGCAGAGATTGCTCATCGCCTGCGCGGCAAGCACAAGCCCGAGTACACGCCGCACGTGGACACCGGCGATTACATTGTTGTAATCAATGCTGAAAAAGTTCGCGTTACCGGCAACAAAGCGACAGATAAGATGTACCACCACCACACCGGTTATATCGGTGGGTTGAAATCCATCAGTTTTGAAAAGCTGATCCAGAAAGCTCCTGAGCGCACCATCGAAACAGCGGTTAAGGGCATGTTGCCCAGAGGCCCTCTCGGTCGTGCAATGTTCAAGAAATTGAAGGTCTATGCCGGCGAGTCTCATCCGCACACGGCACAGCAGCCTCAAGCACTCAACGTTTAA
- the rpsI gene encoding 30S ribosomal protein S9 produces the protein MAAEQYYGTGRRKTATARVFISVGTGKVTINDRPLDEYFGREVARMIVSQPLEATDNVEKFDIKATVKGGGSFGQAGAIRHGLTRALMAYDEAMRGTLRAAGYVTRDAREVERKKVGLRKARKKPQFSKR, from the coding sequence ATGGCAGCTGAACAATACTATGGTACGGGTCGTCGTAAAACCGCAACCGCCCGCGTATTCATTTCCGTCGGAACCGGCAAAGTAACTATCAACGATCGTCCTTTGGATGAATACTTCGGTCGAGAAGTGGCTCGCATGATCGTGAGCCAGCCTTTGGAAGCGACTGATAACGTTGAAAAGTTCGACATCAAAGCGACAGTTAAAGGCGGCGGCAGCTTCGGTCAAGCCGGTGCAATTCGCCACGGTCTGACCCGCGCGTTGATGGCTTACGATGAAGCTATGCGAGGCACTCTGCGTGCCGCTGGTTATGTAACCCGCGATGCTCGTGAAGTTGAGCGTAAGAAAGTTGGTCTGCGCAAAGCGCGTAAGAAGCCGCAATTCTCCAAGCGTTAA